Genomic window (Streptosporangium brasiliense):
CGACGCGCTGCCGCAGCGCGAACGCAACCTGACCCGCCACATGTTCCTCGACGAGGCCGCGCGCGACCTCTACCTCGACTGGGACACCGTCGCCGCCGAGACCGTCGCCGCCCTCCGCCTGGACGCCGGCCGCCACCCCGACGACCCGCAGCTCGCCGAGCTCGTCGGCGAGCTGGCCGTCAAGAGTGAGGAGTTCCGGACCTGGTGGGCCGACCGCAACCTCCGCGAGCGCACCCACGGCACCAGGCGCTACCACCACCCCGTCGTGGGCGAGCTCGTCCTGTCCTACGAGTCGGTCGTCTTCCCCGGCGACGCCGACCAGACCATGTGCGTCCACACCACCGAACCCGGCAGTCCCTCGGAGACGGCGCTCCGGCTCCTGGCCGACTGGACGGCCCCTCAGCCACCGGCCGTCCGGCCCTCCGCCGCCGGCCTCCGGCCGCCCGTCCGGGACTCCCGGACGTAGCCCGCGGGGTGCCGGTGTTTCGCCTGTGACAGCGCTTTCCTCAAGCGCATGTCACTTGTCAATCTCGACGCGGTTCACCGGAAAAGTCAGGCACTTGCTTATAACGTGCACGGCGCGCTTTCAGGCAGAGTTACGCAGGTGAAGACTCCGTCAGGCGGTGGTCGGCTGGCAGATCAGCTGTCGATCGGTTTTCTCACATCTGTCTTTCCGACATCGCTGCTCGACGAGGTGATAGAGGTCTGCGGATGCGCGGAGCGGCGGCGGCGGGCGCTGCCGGCCCGTCTGACGATTTACTACGTGCTGGCCCTGTGCCTGTTCTCCGACAAGAACTACGACCAGGTCATGCGCCTGCTGCTGAACGGCCTGGCGTGGCGGTCGCGCTGGGTCCACACCTGGGAGCCGCCCAGCGCCTCGGCCATCAGCCGGGCCCGCGCACGGCTCGGCGCCGAACCCCTGCGCGTGCTCTTCTACCGGGTGAGCGGCCCGGTGGCGCACCCCCAGGCCCCCAGGTCGTGGCTGGCCGGCCTCCGGCTGGTCACGATGGACGGCACGACGCTGGTCGTCCCCGAGACCCATGACAACTCGGCCTTCGGCCATCCTGACGGGGCGGCCGGCCTCCCCCGCGTCCGGGTGGTGGCCGTGGCCGAGAACGGTACGCACGCGCTGATCGACGCGACGTTCGGCGGTTCGGCCGTGGAGCAGGACACCCTGGCCCGGAGGCTGCTGCGCTGCCTGGAGTCCGACATGTTGCTGCTCGCCCGTTCGGGCTCGCTGGGGTTCGACCTGTGGTGCCAGGCGGTCGAGACCGGCACGCACCTGCTGTGGGGGATGACCGGAGCCGACGCGCTCCCCGTGGGGCGCGGTTTCGAGGACGGCTCCTACCTGTCCCGGCCGGTCGGCCTGGGCGGCCCGCCCCTGCGGGTCATCCCCCTGCCGGGCACGGAATGGCTGATCACCACGCTGGTCGACCCGGAGCAGGCGTCCGCCGCCGAGCTGGCGGCGCGCTATGCCGAGCGGTGGGTCCTGGACAGCGCGCTGGCCTGGCTCTGCTCCGGCCGCCGGGGACCGGCGGCCGTGTTGCGCTCGCGGAGCCCGGAGATGGTGGCCCAGGAGATCTGGGCCCTGCTCTGCGTCTACCAGGCCGCGCGGGCGCTGAGCTGCCAGGCCGCGGGCCACTCGGAGGCGCTGTGCGCGTGCGCCCGCGTCTAGCCCGGCCCCCGCGCCGCGGGCGCCCCGTCCCGTGCCGGGCGCCGAGTCCGCCGGCGCCGGACTTCCCGGCATCATGTCCGCCGGCACCGGACTTCTCTGCACCAGACCTGCCGGTCCTGAGCTTCCCGGCACCACGCCTGCCGGCCCTGAACTTGTCGGCACCACGCCTGCCGGCACCGCGCTTGCCGGCGCCTGACCTCGTGGCATCGGACCTCGTGGCATCGGGGCTCCCGGCGGTGGAGGGCGGCCCGTGCGGTGCGCACGGGCCGCGCGGTACGCGGACGGCATGGCCCGCCTCTCGCGCGGGTGCGGGAGAGGCGGGCCGGCCCTGCTGGGCGGACGGGACCGCTCAGGGGTTCTCAGGAGGTGAGGTGGAGCTTCTGGTCGTAGACGCCCGAGTTGGCGGTGGTCTCACCGAGAAGCTGGAACGTGGCGCTGAAGGTGGCCGTGCCGGGGCACAGGAAGCTGCCGCTGTCCTTGTTGAGGCTGTAGTTGACAGCCCTGGCCTGGGCCTGCACCACGGGCTGCGGGCGGTTGGTGTTGGTGGGGTTGAAGGCGTCCAGGACGATGCTGTTGCCGGCGCCGGATCCCCTGTAGGTGCAGTTGATGGTGCCGAACCAGCCGGTGCTCGTCGAGGTGACCTTGACACTGTTGAGGGCTATGGTGCCGTCGCGGCCGTTGGGCACCGGGGCGTAGGTGACGTTGCCGTTGTTCCAGGGGAGCCCGACCGCGGTCACGGTGGACTGGCCGCCGGCGCTGTTGGGGCACTGCGGGCCGGGGCTGTTGCTGAAGTTGTAGGCCAGGACGTTCAGCATGGTGCCGTCCGACTGCACGGTGCCGTCGATGACGCCGACGTTACAGGTGGCGGTGGCGAGTGAGGTGCTGATCGATACGTTGCCGATCAACGTCGCCCTGACCTTGCCGGAGTAGAGCGCGCCGAACTGGTCGTTCCTGTGGATCTTGGTGGTGGCCGCCCAGGCGGAGGTCGGGACGGAGGTGAGTGCCAGCACGACGGCGGTCACGGCGAGGACGAGATTTCGGAGGCGTTTCATCGGCCACTCCTCTGTAATTTACCGGACATCGCGAGAGTAGATAGCCGCATATCATCAGTCAATGTCTTCATGTCAAATACTTTGGTCAGACGGCCATCTCGCGCCGCAAATCAACGGGAATTCTGTTGAGATAAGCGCTGCATCTCCGGAACCGCCGGGCGGCGAATTAAGCGGAATCCCACACTTTCCGGAGCGCCGCACGCAGGCCATCACGGCCTCCCAAAACCGCAGTTCAGATAGGCTTTCAGCTAGTGGTTGCGGCACCGGCGGCCGGATCGCGGCCCCCCGCCCACGACCGCCGCGGCCCCGGGGTCCTGCGTTAATGTCAAATCATGACAGGCGCACCCCGGCCCGCTCGATACACCTTCTCCAGTCACGTCGGCACCTGCGGCTCCGGCCGTAAACACCCGCTCCGCGAGTCAGTAAACAATGCGACCAGCGGACATATCCACCGGCCATGTCCGGGCGCCGGCCATCGCGCCGGAATTTCTCGTCGGACCATATGCGAAAACCAAGCGCTTGAATCAACGATTCTTTTCCGGGCCGGGCGGGTGCGGGCCATGGCCCCGGGACCCGCCGGGTCGGGCCGCACGGCGGCCGGGGAATCCCCGGGGGGCGAAGGTGTTGGAGTGAGGGTGAACGCAGCATCGCAGGCAACACGGTTGTCGATCCTGGACCGCTCCCTCGCCCGGCGGGGGCACGGCCACGCGCAGGCGCTGCGCGAGACCGTACGGTTCGCCCAGGAGGCCGAGGCCCTCGGCTACCACCGCTTCTGGGTGTCGGAGCATCACGGGGTACCCGGGGCCGCGGGCTCGGCGCCGACCGTCCTGGCCGCCGCCGTCGCCGCCGCGACCTCCCGCATCCGGATCGGCACCGGCGGGGTGATGCTCCCCAACCACCCACCGCTGGTCGTGGCCGAGCAGTTCGGCGTCCTCGAGTCGCTCTACCCGGGCCGTATCGACATGGGCCTGGGCCGGTCGGTCGGCTTCACCGGCGGCATACGGCGCGCGCTGGGCCACGACAAGCGCGACGCGGAGGACTTCGGGGCCCAGCTCACCGAGCTGCTCGGCTACTTCACCGGCGACCAGCAGGCGCATCCGGGGGTGCACGCGTTCCCGTCCGAAGGGCTGCGGGTGCCCGCGTACGTGCTCGCCACGGGCACCGGAGCGGACATCGCGGCCGGGCACGGGCTGCCGCTGGTGATCGCGGCGGCGGGCGGGCAGGAGCGGATGCTGGAGGCGATCACCCGTTACCGTACGGGCTTCCGGCCCTCGGCCTGGTCGGCGCGGCCGTACGTCATCGTCGCGGCCGGCATCGCGGTCGCCGGGACCACCGAGGCGGCCCGGCGGCTGCAGGCGCCCGAGGCATGGGCGACCGCCGTCTCGCGCACCCGCGGCGTCTTCCCTCCGCTCACCCCGGCCGGGGAGATCCTCTCCTCGGACATGACGGCCCGGGAACGCGCCCTCTTCGAGGAGGCGCTGCGGGGGCAGATCCACGGCACGCAGGAGGAGGTCGCGCCCGCGCTGGAGGGGCTGGTGGCGCGGAGCGGCGCCGACGAGGTGCTCGTCACCATGAACACCTTCGACCACGGCGAGCGGCTCGACTCCTATCGCCGCCTGGCCCACCTGGCGGGCATCACCGCGCCCACCCCGGCCGCCGCGGGGGCGGGAGCCTCTGACGGCCGGCGGTGACGGCGGCCCGGCCGCGTCCTCCTCCTCGTCACCGGTGGGGCGCGGTCTCCTGAGGGCTCCCCTCCATGCGGACGATCTGGAAGCCGGCCATGGCCAGCACGGCGGGCAGGTGGCGTATGACGTTGCGGTCCTTCTCCTTGGACGACTCGGGCAGGCGCGCCCAGTCCTCCATGTCGGGGTGCCGCTTGCGGACGGTGTCACGGGAGGGGCCGTGGGTCCAGCCTTCCTCCGCGCGCTCGTCCATCCAGCGCCGGTGCTCCATGGCCGCCAGCCGTTCGATCTCCGCGTCGGTGAAGGTGAACCCGAGCTCGGGGTTGACCCGCGAGGCGAGGACGGCGCCGACGGCCTTGAGCTTGCGGCCGATGTCCTGGGCCTGGCTGCGGTTGGCCTTCTTGAGGGTCTCGGGCAGCTCGGGCCACGGGAGCAGTGAGTCGTTGGTCTCCAGAGAGTCGCCGTTCTGGAGGCAGTCGTAGACGTAGTTCTCATGGATGGCCCGCGCCAGCTGCTCGATGAGGTCCTCGGCGATCAGGCGCGGATCACCGGCCTCGTCGGTGACGGCGAACACCTGCAGGAGGCCGGCCAGGTTCTCCAGGAGGCTGACCCCCTGAAACGCCTGGTCGAACATCCCCTGTCGTTCGACCCGGATCACCAGCGAGCGCGGCGTGCCGGTCCACAGCCGCAACGTGGTCAGCGCGGTCTTCAGGGCCAGGTCCTCGTCGGGGTAGCACACGTACACCCGCTGCGGCACGCCGGGGAACCGGTAGCCCTCGGCGTCGAGCCGGCTGGGGTGGACGGCCGTCAGGTCGAGGGCGGAGTCGATGAAGTCGTATCTGCGGCGCATGGTGGCCAGCGCCGCGTCGGCGTCGGCGTCGACGACGGTCACCGGCAGTCTCGGCTGCGGCTGCGGCGAGCGCAGCCGCCACCGGCGGGCCAGCCCGATGAGCAGCGCGTGGCCGAAGCCGTCGAGGCCGAAGATCATGATCGGCAGGCATTCGCCGACGGGGTCACGGTCCAGCAGCACCCGGGCGGCGAGCTCGTCGCGGTTGAAGAAGTCGAGCCGGAGGCCGGGCGGATCGGCCACACCCAGCCGCCGGGCGCGCAGCGCGGTGCAGAGGTCGGGGTCGGGGATGAGGACGTAGGCCGCCAGCGGGCCGGGCGCGGCCCGCCGGACACCGTGGGCGGCCAGGGCGATCCCCGTGTTCGTGGAGCTGTCCTGCTCGCAGGCGTAGAGCACCTCGGCCCTGGCGACCCCGGCGGCCTTGAGCACGGCGGGGTTGCGGGCGTCTCCGACCACGTGGAGCACGCGGGGGTCGTCCAGGAGGGTGACGGGGGTGGAGGTGATCACCACGACGTCGCGCCCGGCGGCGCGCAGCCGCTCGACCAACCCCCGCGTCATCGGGCTCTCACCGCAGATCACGGCGTGCCGCCGCGCCTCCCGCGCCCGGATCCGCCGGATCTCACCGGCGAGCATGAGCCGGGCCGCCTCGAACAGGGCGTAGATCGTCACAGCGGGCGCGACGAACCTGGCCACCTCCAGCGTCCACGGCAGCGGGGCCGTGCCGTCGAGAGGGGTGGGGTCGAGGACGAACAGCTGGAGGACGTAGTAGAGGACGTCCAGCGGCGACCGCGCGAACTCGGGCCTGGAGAGCAGGTAGGTCCGCATGCCGACGCAGCCCAGCACGGAGGCCGCCACCGCCAGGAGGACGAACACGATCCGGAGCCGGAAGGCGGCGAACGGTGGATTCACTCATGCCTCGCTCATGACGGTGTCGAAGACTGCGTGATCGCGTTCATGGCCCCCGGACCGGAAATGGAACGGCTCTCCCACAGTAACGGCCAGATCCGCCGATCGCCCGGGATACGGAGGAGCGGCCTCCGGCCCGGCCTCACGCCATCCCCCGGGCCGCAGGGACCCGCCCGGCCGCCCGGCTCCGGTAAGCGCAGCGTCGGCGCAGGTGAAACGGGGTAAGAGCCCTTCAGCAGGTTCGATATCGGTCCATATGATCCGCTGCGGCCGTGCGGGGGGATGCTTCATGGCCATATTCCAGACGGGATCAGGCGTACTGCGCCGTAAACCCATCGAGCACATCGAAGAACCGGAGGGTGACAAGACCGAGCAGCTCACCCGTGTGCTGGGGCTGTGGCAGCTCACCGCGATCGGGGTGGGCGGCATCATCGGCGCGGGCATCTTCGCGCTCGCGGGCACGGTCGCCAACGGCACGGCCGGTCCCGCCGTCGTGGTGTCGTTCCTGATCGCCGGGGTCGCGAGCGCGGCGGCGGCGCTCTCCTACGCGGAGTTCGCCGGGCTCATCCCGAAGGCGGGGTCGGCCTACACCTACGGCTACGCGGTCCTCGGCGAGCTGCCGGGCTGGTTCATCGGCTGGGACCTGCTGCTGGAGTACACCGCCATCGTCGCGGTCGTCGCCATCGGCATCTCCGGATACTTCTCGTTCCTGATCAGCGACCTGGGCGCGCAGCTGCCCGCCTGGATGCTGGGGGCCCCGGGGACGGGCGCGGGGCACCGGGTGGACCTGTTCGCCGCCATACTGTGCCTGCTGATCGCCTACCTGCTGAACCTCGGCATGCGGAACGCCGCCCGGTTCGAGA
Coding sequences:
- a CDS encoding helix-turn-helix transcriptional regulator; the encoded protein is MDHNAELREFLRSRRARLSPQQAGVPATGGTRRVPGLRREELARLAGVSVDYYTRLEQGRHVNVSESVLDAVARALRLDGVERAYLFELGRSAPRPTRRRTPARPQRVRPGLHRILEALAGVAPALILGRRTDVLAANRLARALITDFDALPQRERNLTRHMFLDEAARDLYLDWDTVAAETVAALRLDAGRHPDDPQLAELVGELAVKSEEFRTWWADRNLRERTHGTRRYHHPVVGELVLSYESVVFPGDADQTMCVHTTEPGSPSETALRLLADWTAPQPPAVRPSAAGLRPPVRDSRT
- a CDS encoding transposase domain-containing protein gives rise to the protein MKTPSGGGRLADQLSIGFLTSVFPTSLLDEVIEVCGCAERRRRALPARLTIYYVLALCLFSDKNYDQVMRLLLNGLAWRSRWVHTWEPPSASAISRARARLGAEPLRVLFYRVSGPVAHPQAPRSWLAGLRLVTMDGTTLVVPETHDNSAFGHPDGAAGLPRVRVVAVAENGTHALIDATFGGSAVEQDTLARRLLRCLESDMLLLARSGSLGFDLWCQAVETGTHLLWGMTGADALPVGRGFEDGSYLSRPVGLGGPPLRVIPLPGTEWLITTLVDPEQASAAELAARYAERWVLDSALAWLCSGRRGPAAVLRSRSPEMVAQEIWALLCVYQAARALSCQAAGHSEALCACARV
- a CDS encoding LLM class flavin-dependent oxidoreductase, with translation MNAASQATRLSILDRSLARRGHGHAQALRETVRFAQEAEALGYHRFWVSEHHGVPGAAGSAPTVLAAAVAAATSRIRIGTGGVMLPNHPPLVVAEQFGVLESLYPGRIDMGLGRSVGFTGGIRRALGHDKRDAEDFGAQLTELLGYFTGDQQAHPGVHAFPSEGLRVPAYVLATGTGADIAAGHGLPLVIAAAGGQERMLEAITRYRTGFRPSAWSARPYVIVAAGIAVAGTTEAARRLQAPEAWATAVSRTRGVFPPLTPAGEILSSDMTARERALFEEALRGQIHGTQEEVAPALEGLVARSGADEVLVTMNTFDHGERLDSYRRLAHLAGITAPTPAAAGAGASDGRR
- a CDS encoding RyR domain-containing protein — encoded protein: MNPPFAAFRLRIVFVLLAVAASVLGCVGMRTYLLSRPEFARSPLDVLYYVLQLFVLDPTPLDGTAPLPWTLEVARFVAPAVTIYALFEAARLMLAGEIRRIRAREARRHAVICGESPMTRGLVERLRAAGRDVVVITSTPVTLLDDPRVLHVVGDARNPAVLKAAGVARAEVLYACEQDSSTNTGIALAAHGVRRAAPGPLAAYVLIPDPDLCTALRARRLGVADPPGLRLDFFNRDELAARVLLDRDPVGECLPIMIFGLDGFGHALLIGLARRWRLRSPQPQPRLPVTVVDADADAALATMRRRYDFIDSALDLTAVHPSRLDAEGYRFPGVPQRVYVCYPDEDLALKTALTTLRLWTGTPRSLVIRVERQGMFDQAFQGVSLLENLAGLLQVFAVTDEAGDPRLIAEDLIEQLARAIHENYVYDCLQNGDSLETNDSLLPWPELPETLKKANRSQAQDIGRKLKAVGAVLASRVNPELGFTFTDAEIERLAAMEHRRWMDERAEEGWTHGPSRDTVRKRHPDMEDWARLPESSKEKDRNVIRHLPAVLAMAGFQIVRMEGSPQETAPHR